The sequence below is a genomic window from Candidatus Thiodiazotropha endoloripes.
ACCTGAAATGTGTACATTATCACCGATCGTGATATGCCCTACCAGACCGGTTTGACCGCCGATAGTACAGTTCCGGCCGATCTTCGTCGAGCCGGCAACGCCGGCACATCCCGCCATTGCGGTGTGCTCGCCCACCTCCACGTTGTGTGCGATCTGTATCAGATTATCGAGCTTAACACCGTCATGCAGGATCGTATCCTCAAGAGCACCTCGGTCAACCGTGGTATTGGCGCCAATCTCCACATCATCCCCGAGCCAGACCCTTCCCAGCTGAGGAACTTTGACCCATCGTCCCTGATCATTGGCCAGACCGAAACCGTCGGCACCCAAGACGCTGCCCGGATGCAGCAGACAGCGGGCGCCAACTCGAGTCCGATGGCACAGGGTTACCCGCGCCACCAACCTTGTCTGCTCGCCGATCTCACACTCCGATTCAATCACTGAGCCTGGGCCGACAACCACGTCGGCACCAATCCTGACTCGCTCACCGATAACGCTGCAGGGGCCTATCGAGGCGCTTTTGTCGATTTCAGCCGATGCGGCAATCACCGCAGAATCGGCAATTCCCGGGGCGGCTTCTGCAACAGGAAAAAGCAGGCTGGCAGCTCGCGCATAGGTCAGATAGGGATTATCGGTGACCAGTGCGGCCACGCTGCAGTCGCTTGCGGCCTCCTCCGACAGAATCACGGCTGAAGCACCGGTCTCCGCAAGGTAGCGTCGATACGCACTGTTACTGAGAAAACTCAGCTGCCCTTCTGTGGCACGCTGCAGCGTACCAACCCCTTGAATGGCGATCCCCGGGTCTCCGCGCAGCTCAGCACCTACCGCCTCAGCTAGTTCTCCGAGTCGAATGGACAAGTGTGCAAATCCGGATTATTCAGCTTTTCGTTCACGCAGTTTATCCAACACCTTGTCAGAAATGTCGATCTTTTTACTGAAATAGACCACCCCATCCGAGACGATCAGATCGATTTTTTCACTCTTACCCACCTCCTGAATGACCTCACGAACCTGCTGGCGCAGTTTCTTGAACTCCTCGTTCTGACGCAGGTTCAGATCCTCACGAAACTCTGTCTGGGCATTTTTCAGTTTGCGACTGCGACTGAGGATATCCCGCTCAAGACGCTTCACCTCGGACTCACTCATCACCGAACCATCCCGCTGAAGTTTCTCCTCAAGCTGCTTGAGCTGCTTCTGTGAGGCCAGCAGGTCTTTCTCCCGTCGGGAAAACTCTGTCTGCAGGCGTTCCCGCGCGGTTTTGTATTGCGGTGATTCTTCAAATACCTTGGTGGCATTGACAAAAGCAATGCGATACTCCTCAGCGTAGGCACTACCGGCAGCAAAACATGCCATGGTCAAAGTGATTAGTAAAAAACGTATTGAGTTCACCCATCGACTCCCTAATTAGTTTTAGAATCCGCTACCAATTCGGAATTGAAGCGATTTAGTCTTGTCACCCTCTTCCTCCTTCAGCGGATAACCCAAACTGAACGAGAGTGCACCTACCGGAGAAAACCAGGATAACATCAGACCCGTAGAAGCCCTAAATCCATCCCACTTGATCTCCTCGTCATTTGCCAGATCGAAAACATTGCCCACATCAGCAAACAATCCGGCACGTACCGTATCTTTGAAGTCGTCACCAAAGATCGGGAACAGTAACTCGATCTGCCCCACGATTCTAGCATTTGCACCCAACGCATCGTCTTCTGAATCCTTCGGACCCAGGGTATTCTCTTCGAAACCTCTGACTGAGCCAATGCCACCGGCGTAGAAATTCCGATAGAACGGCAACTCCTCGTTGTTTCCATAACCGTCACCATAACCCAACTCACCATTCAGTTTTAAGGTCAGATTGTTGGTTAATGGGAAATACTGGGCATTCCGATAGCTGATGCGGTAATACTGAAGATCACTGCCCGGTGTGTTCAATTCCGTGGTGAAGACCTGGCGACCGCCTTTATTCGGAAAGATCGCCCGATCACGGCTATCCCGGATCCAACTGCCCACCAGCTCAAAATCGGAAAACTTCTTGCCATATTTCTCTTCGAACTCTTTGATTTCATCCGAGGCCGAGTCGGCGATGAAAAATTTCGTATTTTCATAGGCCAAACTGAATCTCAGGCGGTCGTACTCGGATACCGGCACACCGAAATTGACCCCCAGACGCCCCACATCGGTAGAGTAGCTGGAGATATTCAACTCTGAAAAGTCGGTCTCCCGATAACTCAGCTCATAACCCTGACTGATCCCATCGATTGTATAGTAGGGGTCGGTATAGAGAATCGAGATCTTCTTGGTGGCATCACTGGTATCAAAACCCGCACTGACCCGGTTACCGGTACCGAGAAAATTGTTCTGGCTGATACTGGCATTGAACAGCACACCCTGAGTCTC
It includes:
- a CDS encoding OmpH family outer membrane protein, with the translated sequence MNSIRFLLITLTMACFAAGSAYAEEYRIAFVNATKVFEESPQYKTARERLQTEFSRREKDLLASQKQLKQLEEKLQRDGSVMSESEVKRLERDILSRSRKLKNAQTEFREDLNLRQNEEFKKLRQQVREVIQEVGKSEKIDLIVSDGVVYFSKKIDISDKVLDKLRERKAE
- the lpxD gene encoding UDP-3-O-(3-hydroxymyristoyl)glucosamine N-acyltransferase, whose amino-acid sequence is MSIRLGELAEAVGAELRGDPGIAIQGVGTLQRATEGQLSFLSNSAYRRYLAETGASAVILSEEAASDCSVAALVTDNPYLTYARAASLLFPVAEAAPGIADSAVIAASAEIDKSASIGPCSVIGERVRIGADVVVGPGSVIESECEIGEQTRLVARVTLCHRTRVGARCLLHPGSVLGADGFGLANDQGRWVKVPQLGRVWLGDDVEIGANTTVDRGALEDTILHDGVKLDNLIQIAHNVEVGEHTAMAGCAGVAGSTKIGRNCTIGGQTGLVGHITIGDNVHISGAALVSRSFPKAGYYSGNLPAMENSAWRKLIARLRRLDDMAKDLKLLKKKVKSLTGESFK